From a region of the Helianthus annuus cultivar XRQ/B chromosome 5, HanXRQr2.0-SUNRISE, whole genome shotgun sequence genome:
- the LOC118492169 gene encoding uncharacterized protein LOC118492169, translating to MTSGVLANFWGNKNFEFACVESSGHSGGMVWMWDPKVLKIEVVLKNRHFLLIRGSTVGSGDPINLLNVYAPQNTVAKRNLWDEISSVIDSSVGAWVLAGDFNSVSSAEERRHSKFKPVCANQFNEFIFNNGLLEYPMQGRRFTCVRDNGKKLSKLDRFLVCSEFFNKWPNACVRVIQCYKSDHSPILLELVDLNFGPRPFRIFNSWIEKAGFECDNR from the coding sequence ATGACTTCAGGAGTTTTAGCTAATTTTTGGGGGAACAAAAATTTTGAGTTTGCTTGTGTGGAGTCGTCTGGGCATTCAGGGGGCATGGTTTGGATGTGGGATCCAAAAGTCTTGAAGATTGAGGTTGTTCTCAAGAACAGGCATTTTTTGCTCATTAGAGGTTCGACTGTCGGCAGTGGGGATCCCATTAATCTTCTTAATGTTTATGCTCCCCAGAACACGGTTGCGAAGAGGAACTTGTGGGATGAGATCTCTAGTGTCATTGACTCGTCTGTCGGCGCGTGGGTTCTGGCAGGGGATTTCAACTCGGTTAGCTCCGCGGAAGAAAGAAGACATTCTAAATTTAAACCGGTATGTGCTAATCAATTTAATGAGTTTATTTTCAACAACGGGTTGTTGGAATACCCTATGCAGGGTAGGAGATTTACTTGTGTTCGTGATAACGGAAAAAAACTCAGCAAATTGGACCGTTTTCTGGTATGCTCGGAATTTTTCAACAAGTGGCCTAATGCTTGTGTGAGAGTCATTCAGTGTTATAAATCAGACCATAGCCCCATCCTTTTAGAGCTTGTGGATTTGAACTTCGGGCCTCGCCCGTTTCGGATTTTCAATTCATGGATTGAAAAGGCA